In a single window of the Melioribacteraceae bacterium genome:
- a CDS encoding NAD(P)H-dependent oxidoreductase subunit E — translation MTFKFSEENLKKIEEVRKKYPTNLAAVMPVIYIAQEQNGYISNEVMEEIASILDIDKVNVLSVVTFYTMYHTKQMGKYHIQVCTNVSCMLRGAYEIWDQVKEKLSLDNMGVSRDGKFSLEEVECMGACGYAPMIAVNEDFHENLTKEKVEQILESLK, via the coding sequence ATGACATTCAAATTCAGCGAAGAAAACTTAAAAAAAATTGAAGAAGTTAGGAAAAAATATCCTACCAACTTAGCTGCTGTAATGCCCGTTATTTATATTGCTCAAGAGCAGAACGGTTACATTAGCAACGAAGTTATGGAAGAGATTGCTTCTATTCTCGACATAGATAAAGTAAATGTATTGAGTGTGGTAACTTTTTATACAATGTATCATACAAAGCAAATGGGGAAGTACCATATTCAAGTTTGTACTAATGTTTCCTGTATGCTACGTGGTGCTTATGAAATTTGGGATCAGGTAAAGGAAAAACTATCGCTCGATAATATGGGTGTTTCGAGAGATGGTAAATTTTCACTTGAAGAGGTTGAATGTATGGGAGCCTGCGGCTACGCACCTATGATAGCCGTGAATGAAGACTTTCATGAAAATTTAACTAAAGAAAAAGTTGAACAAATTTTGGAATCCTTAAAGTAA